The following are from one region of the Bacillus methanolicus MGA3 genome:
- a CDS encoding NCS2 family permease, which translates to MRKYFQFEELGTNYRREFLGGLTTFLAMAYILIVNPLVLTLADVKNFPDALRMDHGAVFVATALAAAVGSIIMGLVGKYPIALAPGMGLNAFFAYTVVLGHKVPWQHALGAVFISGMFFLLLTISGLREKIINAIPVDLKHAVGAGIGLFITFIGLRNAGVIVNNDATLVGLGDLSNANTLLAIFGLVITVIMMTRGINGAVFYGMIISVIIGMIFNLIEVPKHVVGAVPSLKPTFGAVFSSFNDPSFYTTTMIGIILTFLFVDFFDNAGTLVAVANQAGLMKDNKLPRAGRALFSDSIASIVGSILGTSTTTSYIESSAGVAAGAKTGFASLVTAGFFILSLFFFPVLSVVTPPVTAPALIIVGVLMCSSLGKIDWTRFEIAVPSFLTMIAMPLSYSIATGIAIGFIFYPITMMVKGRTKEIHPIMYVFFVIFVLYFMFLTE; encoded by the coding sequence ATGAGAAAATACTTCCAATTCGAGGAACTTGGAACCAATTATCGCCGCGAATTTTTAGGCGGACTGACAACGTTTTTAGCTATGGCTTATATTTTGATTGTTAATCCGCTTGTATTGACACTCGCGGATGTTAAAAACTTTCCCGATGCCTTGAGAATGGATCACGGAGCAGTATTTGTGGCTACAGCGCTGGCAGCTGCAGTCGGTTCCATCATTATGGGACTGGTCGGTAAATACCCGATCGCGCTCGCTCCTGGGATGGGTTTAAATGCCTTTTTTGCCTATACGGTTGTTTTAGGACATAAAGTGCCGTGGCAGCATGCACTCGGAGCTGTTTTCATTTCAGGTATGTTTTTCTTGTTATTAACGATTTCCGGGCTTCGTGAAAAGATTATTAATGCGATTCCGGTTGATTTGAAACATGCAGTAGGTGCCGGTATTGGTTTGTTCATAACTTTTATCGGGCTAAGGAATGCTGGTGTTATTGTCAATAATGATGCAACTCTAGTCGGTTTAGGCGATTTATCAAACGCAAATACACTACTTGCGATTTTTGGGCTTGTAATCACTGTGATCATGATGACAAGAGGGATTAATGGAGCTGTGTTTTATGGAATGATCATTTCCGTTATAATTGGAATGATTTTTAATTTGATTGAAGTTCCGAAACATGTAGTAGGTGCAGTTCCAAGTTTGAAGCCGACATTCGGGGCCGTCTTCTCTTCCTTCAATGATCCTTCTTTCTATACAACAACAATGATAGGTATTATTCTTACGTTTTTATTTGTAGATTTCTTTGATAATGCCGGTACATTGGTAGCGGTCGCCAATCAAGCTGGTTTGATGAAAGACAACAAGCTGCCTCGTGCGGGCAGAGCATTATTTTCTGATTCGATCGCATCAATTGTAGGATCAATTTTAGGAACATCAACAACAACATCTTATATTGAGTCATCTGCAGGGGTTGCAGCCGGTGCAAAAACCGGGTTTGCTTCCTTGGTAACAGCCGGGTTTTTTATCCTTTCACTATTTTTCTTCCCGGTATTATCAGTCGTAACACCACCGGTAACGGCACCTGCTTTAATAATCGTCGGTGTTTTAATGTGTTCTTCCTTAGGAAAAATTGATTGGACTCGATTTGAAATTGCGGTACCTTCTTTCTTAACGATGATCGCAATGCCACTTTCCTACAGTATTGCCACAGGGATAGCAATAGGTTTCATTTTTTATCCTATCACGATGATGGTGAAAGGGCGCACAAAAGAAATTCATCCAATTATGTACGTGTTCTTTGTCATCTTTGTCCTTTATTTCATGTTTTTAACAGAATAA
- the glcT gene encoding glucose PTS transporter transcription antiterminator GlcT: MPSLVVKKVLNNNVIIAEHSAYGEVVVIGKGIGFNRKQKDLIEASAAEKLFVLRNEQEQKNYLKLLPFLKDDLQEVIISAIELIKARTDSSLNEHIHVALTDHLMFAINRITKGMEIRNPFLVETKALYPKAFGIAKEVIDLFTEKTGIQLPEGEVGFIALHIHSAVTNKDLFEVNQHSQLISKLINMIEEHLDCNIDKESTDYMRLIRHLRFAIERIKNGEKVEEPEKISLLLKQEYPICYNLAWKLIKVMQQTLKQPVFDAEAVYLTMHLQRLQKKIK; the protein is encoded by the coding sequence ATGCCGAGTTTAGTTGTTAAAAAGGTCTTGAATAATAATGTCATTATTGCCGAACATTCTGCATACGGAGAAGTTGTAGTTATCGGGAAAGGGATCGGTTTTAACCGGAAACAAAAGGATCTGATTGAAGCTTCGGCAGCTGAAAAACTTTTTGTTTTACGAAATGAACAAGAGCAGAAAAACTATTTAAAACTGTTGCCGTTTTTGAAGGATGATTTACAAGAAGTCATCATTTCGGCAATTGAGCTTATAAAAGCTAGAACAGACTCATCATTAAATGAACATATTCATGTAGCGCTGACAGACCATCTTATGTTTGCAATCAACAGGATTACAAAAGGAATGGAAATACGCAATCCGTTTCTTGTTGAAACTAAAGCTTTATATCCAAAAGCGTTTGGAATTGCAAAGGAAGTTATCGATTTATTCACAGAAAAGACAGGGATTCAACTGCCTGAAGGTGAGGTAGGCTTTATTGCCCTTCACATCCACAGTGCAGTGACCAATAAAGATTTGTTTGAAGTAAATCAACATTCCCAGCTTATTTCAAAACTAATTAATATGATCGAAGAACACTTGGATTGTAATATTGATAAAGAAAGTACTGACTATATGAGGCTTATCCGCCACCTCCGCTTTGCGATCGAAAGGATAAAAAATGGAGAAAAAGTTGAAGAGCCAGAAAAAATATCTTTACTCTTGAAGCAAGAATACCCTATATGCTATAATCTTGCGTGGAAGCTCATTAAGGTTATGCAGCAAACATTAAAACAACCAGTGTTTGATGCTGAAGCGGTGTATTTAACAATGCATCTGCAACGGCTTCAGAAAAAAATAAAATAG
- the ptsG gene encoding glucose-specific PTS transporter subunit IIBC: MFKKAFGVLQKVGKALMLPVALLPAAGILLALGSALRNPALLDLAPFLDNSGVDMVAAVMQKAGDIVFGNLPLLFAVGVAVGLAGGEGTAGLAAIIGYLIMNVTMGTVLGITAKDVNGLSYAYILGVPTLQTGVFGGIIVGIIAAALYNKFYEIELPSYLGFFAGKRFVPIITAGTAVILGLIMMVIWPPIQSGLNAFSQNMVHANLTLSAFIFGVVERSLIPFGLHHIFYSPFWYEFGEYVTKAGEVVRGDQRIFMAQISDNVQHLTAGTFMTGKFPFMMFGLPAAALAIYHEARPEKKAVVGGLMASAALTSFLTGITEPIEFSFLFVAPVLFGIHAIFAGLSFMIMHLLNVKIGMTFSGGLIDYILFGLINPQTHAWRVIPVGLVFAVIYYFGFRFAIRKFNLMTPGREPDEEEMEDSKGAAGDLAYNILAAMGGKENISHLDACITRLRVSVNDIKKVDKEQLKKLGAAGVLEVGNNIQAIFGPRSETIKGQMKDIMNGKKPRAVEPNSAKEIEQQIEEVNPKALQTEHNADDVFVSPIKGEIKPITEVPDAVFSGKMMGDGFAIVPAEGIVVSPVDGKIVNLFPTKHAIGLLSDSGREILIHFGIDTVNLKGEGFEALVSENDRVQKGQPLLKVDLEHIKNNAKSTITPIVFTNLAEGEKIVINKTGNVDLNEENIIFISK; this comes from the coding sequence ATGTTTAAAAAGGCTTTTGGTGTTTTACAAAAAGTCGGTAAAGCATTGATGCTGCCTGTTGCATTACTTCCTGCAGCGGGAATCCTTCTCGCGTTGGGTTCTGCTCTCAGAAACCCGGCTTTATTAGATTTAGCCCCGTTTTTAGATAATAGCGGAGTGGATATGGTCGCTGCTGTTATGCAAAAAGCTGGGGATATTGTTTTTGGAAATCTGCCATTATTATTTGCTGTCGGTGTTGCTGTTGGACTAGCCGGTGGAGAAGGCACCGCAGGTCTTGCTGCGATTATTGGCTACCTGATTATGAATGTTACTATGGGAACAGTACTTGGCATTACCGCGAAAGATGTTAACGGTTTGAGCTATGCATATATTCTCGGTGTTCCAACTCTGCAAACGGGCGTATTCGGTGGTATTATCGTTGGTATTATTGCTGCAGCTTTATACAATAAATTCTATGAAATTGAATTGCCTTCTTATTTAGGCTTCTTTGCCGGAAAACGTTTTGTTCCGATTATCACTGCAGGGACTGCGGTTATTTTAGGTTTGATTATGATGGTTATTTGGCCGCCAATACAGTCCGGTCTAAATGCATTCTCACAAAATATGGTTCATGCGAACTTAACATTATCAGCTTTTATTTTTGGAGTAGTTGAACGGTCACTGATTCCATTTGGATTGCACCATATTTTCTATTCGCCATTCTGGTATGAGTTCGGTGAATATGTAACGAAAGCCGGTGAAGTGGTTCGCGGAGACCAACGAATTTTCATGGCGCAAATTTCTGACAATGTTCAACATCTGACTGCCGGTACATTTATGACAGGTAAATTCCCATTTATGATGTTTGGCCTTCCTGCTGCAGCATTAGCGATTTACCATGAAGCTCGTCCTGAAAAAAAAGCTGTCGTTGGAGGATTGATGGCTTCTGCGGCCCTAACATCTTTCTTAACCGGTATCACGGAGCCCATTGAATTTTCATTCTTATTCGTGGCACCTGTGTTATTTGGAATTCATGCGATTTTTGCCGGATTATCCTTTATGATCATGCATTTATTAAATGTTAAAATCGGGATGACTTTCTCAGGCGGGTTAATTGACTATATCTTGTTTGGTTTAATTAACCCACAAACACACGCATGGCGGGTAATTCCTGTTGGTCTTGTCTTTGCGGTTATTTATTACTTTGGATTCCGTTTCGCAATTCGTAAATTTAATCTGATGACACCTGGACGCGAACCAGATGAAGAAGAAATGGAAGATTCAAAAGGTGCAGCAGGGGATCTTGCATACAATATTCTTGCAGCGATGGGCGGAAAAGAAAATATTTCCCATTTAGACGCTTGTATTACTCGTCTGCGCGTATCAGTAAATGACATTAAGAAAGTAGACAAAGAACAGTTGAAAAAGCTTGGTGCGGCCGGGGTGCTTGAAGTAGGAAACAATATTCAGGCAATTTTTGGCCCTCGCTCTGAAACCATTAAAGGGCAAATGAAAGATATCATGAATGGTAAAAAACCACGAGCTGTGGAACCGAATTCTGCCAAAGAGATTGAACAGCAAATTGAAGAAGTAAATCCAAAGGCATTGCAAACAGAACACAATGCCGACGATGTGTTTGTATCACCAATTAAAGGTGAAATCAAGCCAATTACCGAAGTCCCGGACGCTGTATTCTCAGGGAAAATGATGGGTGACGGATTTGCGATTGTTCCCGCAGAAGGTATAGTTGTTTCTCCTGTAGACGGAAAGATTGTAAACTTATTCCCGACAAAACACGCCATTGGTTTACTTTCAGATTCAGGACGGGAAATTCTTATCCATTTCGGAATCGATACAGTGAACTTAAAAGGTGAAGGTTTTGAAGCGCTTGTTTCAGAAAATGACCGTGTTCAAAAGGGGCAACCATTATTAAAGGTTGATTTAGAACATATCAAAAATAATGCGAAATCAACGATCACTCCGATCGTCTTCACAAACCTTGCCGAGGGAGAAAAAATTGTTATTAATAAAACTGGAAATGTAGACCTTAATGAAGAGAACATCATTTTTATAAGTAAATAA